A window of Streptomyces sp. DG1A-41 contains these coding sequences:
- a CDS encoding glutathionylspermidine synthase family protein, with the protein MERRTITPRPGWQQTVEEQGLIYPLTRYPDDSLRPYWDESAYYVFSLPEIEALEEVVEELHRMCLAAADHIVTEERFADLGITDPRLARRVAESWRRRAELPSLYGRFDLRYDGTGPAKLLEYNADTPTSLVEAASPQWFWMEECFPGADQWNSLHERLIDAWGKQAALLPPGSPLYFAYSSADELGEDLMTVAYLKETAEQAGLATDWISMEEIGWDRLSGRFVDNRLRFIRSVFKLYPWEWLTTDRFADHVLDTLDNGGGTGTTLWIEPAWKMLLSNKALLAILWELYPDHPNLLPAYLDGPRDLPGWVAKPLLGREGAGVTIHDPGSPRTRRDEPCCYQRLAPLPTFDDNHVVLGAWVVENESAGLGIRESSGLVTDEYARFLPHVIL; encoded by the coding sequence ATGGAACGCCGCACCATCACCCCCCGCCCCGGCTGGCAGCAGACCGTCGAGGAACAGGGCCTGATCTACCCCCTCACCCGCTACCCCGACGACTCCCTGCGCCCCTACTGGGACGAAAGCGCCTACTACGTCTTCTCCCTCCCGGAGATCGAGGCCCTGGAAGAGGTCGTCGAGGAACTCCACCGCATGTGCCTGGCGGCGGCCGACCACATCGTCACCGAGGAGCGTTTCGCGGACCTGGGCATCACCGACCCCCGCCTGGCCCGCAGGGTCGCCGAGTCCTGGCGCCGCCGCGCCGAACTCCCCTCCCTCTACGGCCGCTTCGACCTCCGCTACGACGGCACCGGCCCGGCCAAGCTCCTGGAGTACAACGCCGACACCCCCACCTCACTGGTGGAGGCCGCCTCCCCCCAGTGGTTCTGGATGGAGGAGTGCTTCCCCGGCGCCGACCAGTGGAACTCCCTCCACGAACGCCTGATCGACGCCTGGGGGAAACAGGCCGCCCTCCTCCCGCCGGGCAGCCCCCTGTACTTCGCGTACTCCTCCGCCGACGAACTCGGCGAGGACCTGATGACGGTCGCCTACCTCAAGGAAACAGCGGAGCAGGCGGGCCTCGCCACCGACTGGATCTCCATGGAGGAGATCGGCTGGGACCGCCTCTCCGGCCGCTTCGTCGACAACCGCCTCCGCTTCATCCGCAGCGTCTTCAAGCTCTACCCCTGGGAGTGGCTCACCACCGACCGCTTCGCCGACCACGTCCTGGACACCCTCGACAACGGCGGCGGCACGGGCACGACCCTCTGGATCGAGCCGGCCTGGAAAATGCTCCTCAGCAACAAGGCGCTCCTGGCCATCCTCTGGGAGCTGTACCCCGACCACCCCAACCTCCTCCCGGCCTACCTCGACGGCCCCCGCGACCTACCGGGCTGGGTCGCCAAGCCCCTCCTCGGCCGAGAGGGCGCGGGCGTCACGATCCACGACCCCGGATCCCCCCGGACCCGCCGAGACGAACCCTGCTGCTACCAGCGACTGGCCCCGCTCCCCACCTTCGACGACAACCACGTGGTCCTGGGCGCCTGGGTGGTGGAAAACGAGTCGGCGGGCCTGGGCATCCGCGAGTCATCGGGCTTGGTCACAGACGAATACGCCCGCTTCCTTCCCCATGTGATCCTTTAG
- a CDS encoding glycine hydroxymethyltransferase, whose product MPAEPLSTASTAYRAALDVIRAVEPRVADAIGQEVADQREMLKLIASENYASPATLLAMGNWFSDKYAEGTIGRRFYAGCRNVDTVESLAADHAKELFGARHAYVQPHSGIDANLVAFWSVLAQRVEVPALEKAGARQVNDLSEADWAELRRAFGNQRMLGMSLDAGGHLTHGFRPNISGKMFDQRSYGTDPATGLIDYEALRTSAREFKPLIIVAGYSAYPRLVNFRIMREIADEVGATLMVDMAHFAGLVAGKVLTGDFDPVPHAQIVTTTTHKSLRGPRGGMVLCDDSLKDQVDRGCPMVLGGPLPHVMAAKAVAFAEARQESFRDYAQRIVDNSRALADGLMRRGATLVTGGTDNHLNLIDVATSYGLTGRQAEAALLESGIVTNRNAIPADPNGAWYTSGIRIGTPALTTRGLGTAEMDEVAALIDRVLTTTEPGTTKSGAPSKAAHVLDAKIADEISHRATDLVAAFPLYPEIDLG is encoded by the coding sequence ATGCCAGCCGAGCCCCTCTCCACCGCTTCCACCGCCTACCGCGCCGCCCTCGACGTCATCCGCGCCGTGGAGCCCCGCGTAGCCGACGCCATCGGCCAGGAGGTCGCCGACCAGCGCGAGATGCTCAAGCTGATCGCCTCGGAGAACTACGCCTCCCCGGCCACGCTGCTGGCGATGGGCAACTGGTTCAGCGACAAGTACGCCGAGGGCACCATCGGCCGCCGCTTCTACGCCGGCTGCCGCAACGTCGACACCGTCGAGTCCCTCGCCGCCGATCACGCCAAGGAACTCTTCGGCGCCCGCCACGCCTACGTCCAGCCGCACTCCGGCATCGACGCCAACCTCGTCGCCTTCTGGTCGGTCCTCGCCCAGCGCGTGGAGGTCCCGGCCCTGGAGAAGGCCGGCGCCCGCCAGGTCAACGACCTCTCCGAGGCCGACTGGGCGGAGCTGCGCCGCGCCTTCGGCAACCAGCGCATGCTCGGCATGTCGCTGGACGCCGGCGGCCACCTCACCCACGGCTTCCGCCCGAACATCTCCGGCAAGATGTTCGACCAGCGCTCCTACGGCACGGACCCGGCCACCGGCCTCATCGACTACGAGGCCCTGCGCACCTCGGCCCGCGAGTTCAAGCCGCTGATCATCGTCGCGGGCTACTCGGCGTACCCCCGCCTGGTGAACTTCCGGATCATGCGCGAGATCGCCGACGAGGTCGGCGCCACGCTCATGGTCGACATGGCGCACTTCGCCGGCCTGGTCGCGGGCAAGGTCCTGACCGGCGACTTCGACCCGGTCCCGCACGCCCAGATCGTGACGACGACCACCCACAAGTCGCTGCGCGGCCCCCGCGGCGGCATGGTCCTGTGCGACGACTCCCTGAAGGACCAGGTCGACCGCGGCTGCCCGATGGTGCTCGGCGGCCCGCTCCCGCACGTCATGGCAGCCAAGGCGGTCGCCTTCGCGGAGGCCCGCCAGGAGTCCTTCCGCGACTACGCCCAGCGCATCGTCGACAACTCCCGCGCCCTCGCCGACGGCCTGATGCGCCGCGGCGCGACCCTCGTGACGGGCGGCACGGACAACCACCTGAACCTGATCGACGTCGCCACGTCCTACGGCCTCACCGGCCGCCAGGCCGAGGCCGCCCTGCTCGAGTCGGGCATCGTCACCAACCGCAACGCGATCCCCGCCGACCCGAACGGCGCCTGGTACACCTCCGGCATCCGCATCGGCACCCCGGCCCTGACCACCCGCGGCCTGGGCACGGCGGAGATGGACGAGGTGGCGGCCCTGATCGACCGCGTCCTCACCACGACGGAGCCGGGCACGACCAAGTCGGGTGCCCCCTCCAAGGCGGCCCACGTCCTCGACGCGAAGATCGCCGACGAGATCAGCCACCGCGCGACGGACCTGGTGGCGGCGTTCCCCCTGTACCCGGAGATCGACCTCGGCTGA
- a CDS encoding DMT family transporter has product MVCALGAAVCFGTATVLQAMAARAVATGPGGDAALLWRALRQWRYLVGLGMDGLGFLLQIAALRSVPIYAVGAALAASLAVTAVVAARLLRVRLSRVEWGAVGVVCAGLALLGLTSGAEGEQAGPVWLKWAMLAAAGGVLLLGAVGGRLPERGRALTLGLGAGLGFGVVEVAVRLVNGLTPGALFTNPAVYALLLGGGAAFLLLTSALQRGSVTTATAGLVLGETVAPALIGVVWLGDRTRPGLGWPAVLAFAVAVAGALALSRFGEAPAGQAESALAPR; this is encoded by the coding sequence ATGGTGTGCGCCCTTGGTGCGGCGGTCTGCTTCGGTACGGCGACGGTGTTGCAGGCGATGGCCGCGCGGGCGGTGGCGACCGGCCCGGGCGGGGATGCGGCGCTGTTGTGGCGGGCGCTGCGGCAGTGGCGGTATCTGGTCGGGCTCGGGATGGACGGGCTCGGCTTCCTGCTCCAGATCGCCGCGCTGCGGTCGGTGCCGATCTACGCCGTGGGGGCGGCGCTGGCCGCGAGTCTCGCGGTGACGGCGGTGGTCGCGGCGCGGCTGCTCAGGGTGCGGCTGAGCCGCGTGGAGTGGGGGGCGGTGGGGGTGGTGTGCGCCGGGCTGGCGCTGCTGGGGCTGACGTCCGGGGCGGAGGGCGAGCAGGCCGGGCCGGTCTGGCTGAAGTGGGCGATGCTCGCCGCGGCGGGCGGGGTATTACTGCTCGGAGCGGTGGGTGGGCGGCTGCCGGAGCGGGGGCGGGCGCTCACGCTCGGGCTGGGTGCCGGACTCGGGTTCGGGGTGGTGGAGGTGGCGGTGCGGCTCGTCAACGGCCTGACGCCTGGTGCGCTCTTCACGAACCCGGCGGTGTACGCGCTGCTGCTCGGCGGCGGGGCGGCGTTCCTGCTGCTGACCTCCGCCCTCCAGCGCGGGTCGGTGACCACGGCGACCGCCGGACTGGTGCTCGGGGAGACCGTCGCGCCCGCGCTGATCGGCGTGGTGTGGCTCGGGGACCGTACGCGGCCGGGGCTGGGCTGGCCGGCGGTGCTCGCTTTCGCGGTGGCGGTCGCCGGGGCGCTGGCGTTGTCGCGGTTCGGGGAGGCGCCGGCCGGGCAGGCGGAGAGCGCGCTCGCGCCCAGGTGA